One window from the genome of Oryza glaberrima chromosome 3, OglaRS2, whole genome shotgun sequence encodes:
- the LOC127765532 gene encoding alanine--glyoxylate aminotransferase 2 homolog 3, mitochondrial-like translates to MMMQGGRIARRGLSRLAAAVETAAVAPPRMPDFNHVPLPYDGPSAAEIARKRAEFLSPSLFHFYSKPLNIVEGKMQYLFDERGRRYLDAFAGIATVCCGHCHPDVVGAIAAQAGRLQHSTVLYLNHAIADFAEALASKMPGDLKVVFFTNSGTEANELAIMMARLYTGSHDIISLRNSYHGNAAGTMGATAQKNWKFSVVQSGVHHAVNPDPYRGAFGSDAEKYARDVQEIIEFGTTGQVAGFISEAIQGVGGIVELSPGYLPLAYEAVRSAGGLCIADEVQAGFARVGSHFWGFETHGVVPDIVTMAKGIGNGIPLGAVVTTPEIAQVLTRRCYFNTFGGNPLCTAGGLAVLRVLEKEGLQANAHAVGSYLKDRLRALQDKHEIIGDVRGTGFMLGVELVTDRQLKTPAKDEICRAMEHMKEMGVLVGKGGFYGNVFRITPPLCFTKEDADFFVAVMDSALSKL, encoded by the exons ATGATGATGCAGGGGGGTAGGATTGCGAGGAGAGGGTTGTCGAGGctcgcagcggcggtggagacggccgccgtcgcgccgccgagAATGCCGGACTTCAACCACGTCCCGCTCCCCTACGacggcccgtccgccgccgagATCGCACGGAAGCGCGCCGAGTTCCTCAGCCCGTCCCTCTTCCACTTTTATTCCAAACCA CTGAACATCGTGGAGGGTAAGATGCAGTACCTGTTCGACGAGCGCGGGCGGCGCTACCTGGACGCGTTCGCCGGCATCGCCACCGTGTGCTGCGGCCACTGCCACCCGGACGTCGTCGGCGCGATCGCCGCGCAGGCCGGCCGCCTGCAGCACTCCACCGTGCTCTACCTCAACCACGCCATCGCCGACTTCGCCGAGGCGCTCGCCTCCAAGATGCCCGGCGACCTCAAG GTTGTGTTCTTCACCAACTCCGGCACGGAGGCGAACGAGCTCGCCATCATGATGGCGCGGCTGTACACCGGCTCCCACGACATCATATCGCTCCGGAACTCCTACCACGGCAACGCCGCCGGCACCATGGGCGCCACCGCGCAGAAGAACTGGAAGTTCAGCGTCGTCCAG AGCGGCGTGCACCACGCCGTGAACCCGGACCCGTACAGGGGCGCGTTCGGCTCCGACGCCGAAAAGTACGCGCGCGACGTGCAGGAGATCATCGAGTTCGGCACCACCGGGCAGGTCGCCGGCTTCATATCGGAGGCGATACAGGGCGTCGGTGGGATCGTGGAGCTGTCGCCGGGGTACCTGCCGCTGGCGTACGAGGCGGTCCGGAGCGCCGGCGGGCTGTGCATCGCCGACGAGGTCCAGGCCGGCTTCGCGCGCGTCGGCAGCCACTTCTGGGGGTTCGAGACCCACGGCGTCGTCCCCGACATAGTCACCATGGCCAAG GGCATCGGCAACGGCATCCCGCTGGGCGCGGTGGTGACGACGCCGGAGATCGCGCAGGTGCTGACAAGGCGGTGCTACTTCAACACGTTCGGTGGCAACCCGCTGTGCACCGCCGGCGGGCTCGCCGTGCTCCGGGTGCTCGAGAAGGAGGGCCTCCAGGCGAACGCCCACGCCGTCGGCTCCTACCTCAAGGACCGCCTCCGCGCTCTCCAGGACAAGCACGAAA TTATCGGCGACGTGAGGGGGACGGGTTTCATGCTCGGCGTCGAGCTGGTGACGGACCGGCAGCTCAAGACGCCGGCGAAAGACGAGATTTGCCGCGCCATGGAGCACATGAAAG AGATGGGCGTCTTGGTCGGCAAAGGCGGCTTCTACGGGAACGTCTTCAGGATCACTCCCCCTCTGTGCTTCACCAAGGAGGATGCCG ATTTCTTCGTCGCCGTGATGGACTCTGCACTGTCCAAGCTCTGA
- the LOC127765234 gene encoding uncharacterized protein LOC127765234 translates to MMSSRERKKAAALQEKLQILRSITHSHALSNTSIIMDASKYIKELKQKVVRLNQEIACAQDALRQNRVTVETLGHGFLVNVFSGKSCPGLLVSILEAFDELGLSVLEATASCTDTFRLEAIGSENLMEKVDEHVVKQAVLRAIRSCSGSGGDHHDDDDDDDE, encoded by the exons ATGATGTCGTCGAGGGAACGCAAGAAAGCGGCGGCGCTACAGGAGAAGCTGCAAATCCTCCGCTCCATCACTCACTCCCACGCT ctGAGCAACACGTCCATCATAATGGACGCGTCCAAGTACATCAAGGAGCTGAAGCAGAAGGTCGTGAGGCTGAACCAGGAGATCGCTTGCGCGCAAGACGCTCTCAGACAAAATCGG GTGACCGTGGAAACCCTAGGACACGGGTTCCTCGTCAACGTCTTCTCCGGCAAGAGCTGCCCGGGGCTCCTCGTCTCCATCCTCGAGGCCTTCGACGAGCTCGGCCTCAGCGTCCTCGAGGCCACGGCCTCCTGCACCGACACCTTCCGCCTAGAAGCCATCGGTAGCGAG AACCTGATGGAGAAGGTGGACGAGCACGTCGTGAAGCAGGCCGTGCTGCGGGCGATCAGGAGctgctccggcagcggcggcgatcaccacgacgacgacgacgacgacgacgagtaa